Proteins encoded together in one Coffea arabica cultivar ET-39 chromosome 2c, Coffea Arabica ET-39 HiFi, whole genome shotgun sequence window:
- the LOC140035642 gene encoding uncharacterized protein, with protein sequence MKEIWGRPKDLPRIEIKLDDNGIPISEKTSFSEFLGSLARNGMYCPIDVESWLKMPRKLKMDMLEVIKERFALPMGLEAWTLRSIGKKWRSWKADLKATYFDPAVPNAEARFQKDIRAWEEQWIKLWAYWKSEEAKAKQLGRLPTRVEIFNKFYTYTDGTPSSTIVAKNLEKMNELKNQLPSDSQDLVGRDDIFAQVGNMVSLKSLFDPTKIVAKGYLQSLNPLDEVGGQALGPNWYEIQIQVAMSPREQLIRPYDLQQTIQDALGAPVAWPCHLVEPAEE encoded by the exons ATGAAAGAAATTTGGGGTCGGCCTAAGGACCTTCCACGGATTGAGATTAAACTCGATGACAATGGGATCCCAATAAGTGAGAAAACCTCTTTCTCTGAATTCTTGGGCAGTTTGGCTAGGAATGGTATGTATTGTCCAATAGATGTTGAAAGTTGGCTTAAGATGCCAAGGAAACTTAAAATGGACATGTTAGAAGTGATAAAG GAAAGGTTTGCTTTGCCTATGGGACTGGAAGCTTGGACCTTAAGATCTATTGGCAAAAAATGGAGAAGCTGGAAGGCAGATTTAAAGGCTACATATTTTGATCCTGCCGTGCCAAATGCTGAAGCTCGGTTTCAAAAGGACATAAGGGCATGGGAAGAGCAATGGATCAAACTTTGGGCATATTGGAAAAGTGAAGAAGCAAAG GCCAAACAGTTGGGAAGACTTCCTACTAGAGTAGAAATATTCAATAAGTTTTATACCTATACCGATGGAACTCCATCAAGTACCATAGTTGCTAAGAATTTG GAAAAAATGAATGAGCTGAAAAATCAGCTTCCATCAGATTCGCAAGATCTAGTTGGTCGCGATGATATATTTGCCCAG GTAGGGAATATGGTTTCACTAAAAAGTTTGTTTGACCCAACAAAAATCGTCGCAAAGGGATATTTACAGAGTTTGAATCCATTGGATGAGGTCGGGGGACAAGCTCTTGGGCCAAACTGGTATGAAATACAGATACAAGTTGCAATGAGTCCACGTGAGCAATTGATTAGACCATATGATTTGCAACAAACAATTCAAGATGCACTTGGTGCACCAGTTGCTTGGCCTTGTCATTTG GTGGAACCAGCTGAAGAATGA